The proteins below are encoded in one region of Xenopus laevis strain J_2021 chromosome 8L, Xenopus_laevis_v10.1, whole genome shotgun sequence:
- the tmed8.L gene encoding protein TMED8, whose protein sequence is MSATEEAAASLPGEGTDTCDTGSNQAVGMGVPEVDQCRPDTGKTAGDEDQYNEGCKTEEEVAALSVEETETVQEQISERSLPSSEEGSPEGFIQNSGMIPKQDFKKSNLEQELEIMLSQCSVESKTEDVLMIQSEDSGKVDILKMEGIQSDTEKGEKAPPPPLSPPSTWTSANLREFKNRMAKEKHGVLTVRRGEVLTVRVPTHPDGKRLCWEFATDDYDIGFGIYFDWTPVTSTAVTLQISESSDEEDEEEIESPWHGREGDVERGSVYRLRSRYGEIVQVYRRDSHREVQAGSHEYPGEGVYILKLDNSYSLLRNKTLYLHVYYSS, encoded by the exons ATGTCTGCAACTGAGGAGGCTGCAGCATCCTTGCCCGGCGAGGGCACGGATACTTGTGATACCGGGAGCAATCAGGCTGTCGGCATGGGAGTTCCGGAAGTCGACCAGTGCCGACCAGATACAGGGAAAACCGCTGGCG ATGAGGATCAATATAATGAGGGGTGCAAGACCGAGGAGGAGGTGGCAGCACTGTCAGTGGAAGAGACAGAAACAGTACAAGAGCAAATATCTGAGAG gtccttGCCTAGTTCAGAGGAAGGTTCCCCTGAAGGATTTATCCAAAATTCTGGCATGATTCCAAAACAGGATTTCAAAAAGTCAAATTTAGAGCAG GAGCTGGAAATTATGCTGTCTCAATGCTCTGTGGAGTCCAAAACCGAGGATGTCCTGATGATTCAGTCAGAAGACAGTGGTAAAGTGGACATTCTGAAAATGGAGGGAATCCAGAGTGacacagaaaaaggagaaaaag CACCTCCACCTCCTTTGTCCCCACCATCCACCTGGACAAGTGCTAACTTGCGTGAATTTAAGAACCGCATGGCAAAGGAGAAGCATGGTGTTCTAACTGTACGAAGAGGGGAGGTGCTAACAGTCAGAGTTCCCACACACCCTGATGGGAAACGTCTTTGCTGGGAATTTGCTACTGATGATTATGATATTGGTTTTGGAATTTATTTTGACTGGACCCCAGTTACCAGCACAGCTGTCACTCTACAGATCAGTGAGTCAAGTGACGAAGAGGATGAGGAGGAAATTGAGAGTCCTT ggcATGGTCGAGAAGGGGATGTGGAGCGGGGATCCGTTTACAGGCTGCGTAGCCGGTACGGGGAAATTGTGCAAGTTTACCGCAGAGACAGTCATAGAGAGGTACAGGCAGGTAGTCACGAGTACCCTGGAGAAGGGGTTTACATCCTCAAATTGGACAATTCCTATTCCCTTCTGCGCAACAAGACTCTGTACCTTCATGTATACTACAGCAGCTGA